A genomic segment from Vagococcus zengguangii encodes:
- a CDS encoding IS30 family transposase → MAQIKSNTKKSTYKHLSFKERQLIESWHKNGKSNREIGKRLGRHHQTIANELKRGTTTQIKENRKVRQLYFADTGQAVYIKNRKRCGAKSKLISAFDFINYACKQIIEFNWSPDAIVGFVKSLEDFDKPTVSTKTLYNYIDSGILPIRNHHLKMKLRLSPKKKKSHQHKKELGKSIDLRPASIDSRQSFGHWEIDSVLGAKTKDDNALLTLVERKTRYMVTAILDDHTEESVCYALKQLEKQFGHLFSHVFKSITADNGSEFSSLQDTLNHATDIYFAHPYSSWERGTNERHNGLLRRFVPKGTPIYKYSKQFIQQATDSINFLPRKLLNYRQPVILFLEELEKIKTKT, encoded by the coding sequence ATGGCTCAAATTAAGAGTAACACAAAAAAATCAACCTATAAACACCTTTCCTTCAAGGAAAGACAACTTATTGAATCCTGGCATAAGAATGGTAAATCAAATAGAGAAATTGGTAAACGGTTAGGTCGTCATCACCAAACGATTGCTAACGAGCTTAAACGTGGTACCACAACTCAAATTAAAGAAAATAGAAAAGTTAGACAACTCTATTTTGCTGATACAGGACAAGCCGTTTATATAAAAAACAGGAAGCGTTGTGGAGCTAAATCCAAATTAATAAGTGCCTTTGACTTTATTAATTATGCTTGTAAACAAATCATTGAATTTAATTGGTCACCAGATGCGATTGTTGGGTTTGTTAAATCCTTAGAGGATTTTGACAAACCTACAGTCTCCACTAAAACACTTTATAACTACATAGATAGTGGCATTCTACCAATAAGAAACCACCATCTTAAAATGAAGCTTAGGTTATCACCGAAGAAAAAGAAAAGCCATCAACATAAAAAAGAGCTAGGAAAATCAATTGATCTACGGCCAGCTTCGATTGATAGTAGACAATCTTTTGGTCATTGGGAAATAGATAGTGTTCTTGGAGCCAAAACAAAAGATGACAATGCTTTACTCACTCTCGTTGAAAGAAAAACACGCTACATGGTGACCGCTATTTTAGATGACCATACTGAAGAGTCTGTTTGCTATGCGTTAAAACAACTAGAAAAGCAGTTTGGTCATTTGTTTTCTCATGTGTTTAAATCAATCACCGCTGATAACGGAAGTGAATTTAGCTCATTACAAGACACCTTAAACCATGCGACTGATATTTACTTTGCTCATCCGTATTCCTCATGGGAACGTGGAACAAATGAACGGCATAATGGATTACTTAGGAGATTTGTTCCGAAAGGAACACCGATATATAAGTATTCAAAACAATTTATTCAGCAAGCTACTGATAGTATCAATTTTTTACCACGTAAGTTGTTAAACTATCGACAACCAGTCATACTATTTTTAGAAGAATTGGAAAAAATTAAAACCAAAACCTGA
- a CDS encoding DUF916 and DUF3324 domain-containing protein: protein MKKIVMGILSLLVWGMVYNETIEASELKFSVEAVLPENQREGSTYFDLLVQPSTTQEIVAKIKNHSNEEIKVATFIEPATTNINGVVDYGVTDTTTDETAPLQFKEVVTSKEETVTIPAMQTVDYKITIKLPDKTFDGVLAGGLTFREHEDEKDEEKDNQQGMAIENKFAYSIALLLRQTETTLASDLKLLKVEPSQVNARNVINSYLQNPVAKYLNKFNVTAKVTEKDKSETLYETKNEGMQMAPNTTMAYPLRLEGEKLKAGKYTMHIEASSGEDQWTFEQDFEITAEKARELNKTDVSIEENNDQWLIYIGIGILALLLMIIIFLLIKKKK, encoded by the coding sequence ATGAAAAAAATAGTCATGGGGATTTTATCATTGTTGGTATGGGGGATGGTATACAACGAGACAATTGAAGCATCAGAGCTAAAATTTAGTGTGGAAGCTGTTTTACCAGAGAACCAAAGAGAAGGAAGTACGTATTTTGATTTATTAGTTCAACCTTCAACAACGCAAGAAATTGTAGCAAAAATAAAAAATCATTCAAACGAAGAGATAAAAGTAGCAACATTTATAGAGCCTGCTACAACAAATATTAACGGAGTGGTTGATTATGGGGTAACGGATACCACCACCGATGAAACAGCGCCGCTTCAATTCAAGGAGGTTGTGACCTCAAAAGAAGAAACAGTCACCATTCCAGCCATGCAAACAGTGGATTACAAAATCACCATCAAGTTACCAGATAAGACGTTTGATGGCGTGCTTGCAGGCGGGTTGACCTTTAGAGAACATGAAGATGAAAAAGATGAGGAAAAAGACAATCAACAAGGGATGGCGATTGAAAACAAATTTGCCTATTCTATTGCTTTGTTGTTGAGACAAACGGAAACAACCTTAGCTTCAGATTTGAAGCTGTTAAAGGTTGAACCAAGCCAAGTCAATGCTCGTAATGTTATTAATAGTTATCTACAGAATCCAGTTGCTAAGTATTTAAATAAATTTAATGTAACAGCCAAGGTAACAGAAAAAGATAAGTCCGAAACATTGTATGAAACGAAGAATGAAGGCATGCAGATGGCGCCAAATACTACCATGGCTTATCCACTGAGATTAGAAGGAGAAAAATTAAAAGCAGGGAAGTATACCATGCATATCGAGGCTTCTTCTGGTGAAGACCAATGGACATTTGAACAAGATTTTGAAATCACAGCTGAAAAAGCGCGTGAGTTGAATAAAACCGATGTCTCTATAGAAGAGAACAATGATCAATGGTTGATCTACATTGGAATAGGTATTTTAGCACTACTACTTATGATTATTATTTTCTTATTAATTAAGAAGAAAAAATAA
- the tnpC gene encoding IS66 family transposase has protein sequence MTTTTRRKKRKVHKAKLIEHLPTNDIHIHLEGADYLCELCGDTLKVMGEKVVREEVIFIPARLEKNRYIEHSYDCQACRKQDISSIKRAQAPKAPLQNSLASPSVIAWVMHQKYNLSLPLYRQEKEWQNYGLLVSRKTLANWLIRASEEWLQPIYERLRQYLIKEPVIHADETPYQILNRSDGKPSTSQARIWLFQAVQESQYPITYYHSSLTRSRENIIEVLSEEFEGYCHCDGYVAYQNIPGLTVVGCWAHMRRKFVDASGDKGQAAIGVAYCNQLFALERRFENLSTAERKWQRQIQLKPILKEFWEWLEQLPVLAKSKLGQAVAYGRHLKEELMRVLEDGRLALSNNLAERKIRPLTIGRKNFLFSKSELGATTNAIVYSIMETAKANGLNPYSYLCRLLTDLPNLPFRQQPELIETYMPWAQEIQDFCK, from the coding sequence GTGACCACTACTACCCGACGTAAAAAACGTAAAGTCCATAAAGCAAAATTAATTGAACATTTACCAACAAATGATATCCACATCCATTTAGAGGGTGCGGATTATCTTTGTGAGCTTTGTGGTGATACGTTAAAAGTCATGGGTGAAAAAGTGGTCCGAGAAGAAGTGATATTTATTCCAGCACGTTTAGAAAAAAATCGCTATATCGAACATAGCTATGATTGCCAAGCTTGTCGAAAGCAAGATATTTCTTCTATCAAACGCGCACAGGCACCGAAGGCACCATTACAAAATAGTTTAGCAAGTCCTAGTGTGATTGCGTGGGTGATGCATCAAAAATATAATTTAAGTCTGCCACTTTATCGACAAGAAAAAGAATGGCAAAATTATGGATTACTTGTTTCTCGAAAAACTTTAGCAAATTGGTTAATCCGTGCATCAGAAGAGTGGCTACAACCAATATATGAACGTTTACGTCAGTATTTAATAAAAGAGCCTGTCATCCATGCGGATGAAACACCTTATCAAATTTTGAATCGTTCTGACGGGAAACCTAGTACTTCGCAAGCTCGCATTTGGTTATTCCAAGCTGTTCAAGAATCACAATATCCTATTACCTACTATCATTCATCGCTTACACGATCACGAGAAAACATCATCGAGGTGTTAAGTGAAGAATTTGAAGGTTATTGCCATTGTGATGGTTATGTCGCTTATCAAAATATCCCAGGACTAACCGTTGTAGGCTGTTGGGCACATATGAGAAGGAAATTTGTGGATGCCAGTGGTGATAAGGGACAAGCAGCAATTGGTGTTGCCTACTGTAATCAGTTATTCGCTTTAGAACGACGTTTTGAAAACTTATCGACAGCGGAAAGAAAATGGCAACGGCAGATTCAACTCAAACCGATACTAAAAGAGTTTTGGGAATGGTTGGAACAACTCCCTGTCCTAGCAAAAAGTAAACTAGGACAAGCGGTAGCTTATGGTAGACATTTGAAAGAGGAATTAATGCGTGTGTTAGAGGATGGACGCTTGGCTTTATCCAATAATTTAGCCGAGAGGAAAATTAGACCTTTAACTATTGGGCGTAAAAACTTCTTGTTTTCAAAGAGCGAACTGGGTGCAACAACCAATGCGATAGTGTATAGCATCATGGAAACTGCGAAGGCCAACGGCCTAAATCCCTATAGCTATCTTTGCCGACTCTTAACAGATTTACCGAATCTACCATTCAGACAACAACCTGAACTCATTGAAACGTATATGCCTTGGGCTCAAGAAATCCAAGATTTCTGTAAATAA
- a CDS encoding BspA family leucine-rich repeat surface protein: MTNKKINKTVTFVSVTTIALGSLGLYSSSVLRNATPLKADEINTEVLEETLPTSEIAQSMVDGSLASETSESAVMSESEDSSEEVIESTEEVATSESASEGNTSQNENSSSLFNTDTIQYSVEGTTLVITGGVLEHLIDGVGAYFAGKIDMSSITEINITGEVTFIDAGANAFFRDFTNVTSISGLEKVDVSQCTMLRGVFVNMKSLLSIDLSSWDVSNVTNTNSLFSGCNSLTELDLSAWKVNNIRSSRSMFGSMTSLEKLDLSGWETENLIDMSGMFVGMSKITELNINHFDVSKVASVSQEYDPQTAGGGMATAFRGMSSLKALDLSNWKTPSLKRADGLFQNMDSLEYLDISGFDMTNITNQTGMFDLNQETLVLKKIVLGEDFSFKDSSVAGESGFSSLVPPTELKLWGRQNQQTMKFDSIPKTAEQLESEYNGQTLSGTWTWLDYYGIYLKEETMYINQEPLWDPKVHLERVTDEYGNISDWDTEDVQYSHDIDFSKTGKYEILYSTEHFESSTYLNLISKIININFVNEENQVIGEQEKFEGGVGEEYQFKAKSIDDYILASVEGEASGVLTEETQDVTFKYIKLDDALELKQEVFNTDNTSLDGKTANKEDTLNYKVTIRLNDLIDLDHYTLNNLIVSEVIDPSLEDITNLKMMNLEGDEVEIELDSDNKLITYNDVAGLSREWVITYNGKISRTAETGAEIKEVADITLELDSNLLDSASTIIGKSNEVVTIVEASPLSLVKAPLSINYGNSNKISSSTQKYEYQEVSDDNRIIINDGRGVDTGWSLYGKMEKELTNGSSILESALSYKGQTLDTVNGALIYNQEKTENSNDVVIEINKEDLLLTVLPGQARIGDYEGTIIWSLMDTPANEIN, encoded by the coding sequence TTGACTAATAAAAAAATTAATAAGACGGTAACGTTTGTCAGTGTGACAACGATTGCGTTAGGTTCGTTAGGTTTATATAGTAGTAGTGTCTTAAGGAATGCGACGCCGTTAAAGGCGGATGAAATAAATACAGAAGTGTTAGAAGAAACCCTACCAACAAGTGAGATTGCTCAGAGTATGGTAGATGGCAGTTTGGCAAGTGAAACAAGTGAATCGGCTGTAATGAGTGAGTCGGAAGATTCATCAGAAGAGGTAATCGAAAGCACAGAAGAAGTTGCGACTTCAGAAAGTGCATCTGAGGGGAATACTTCGCAAAATGAGAATTCAAGTTCATTGTTTAATACTGATACTATTCAGTATAGTGTTGAAGGTACAACTTTAGTCATTACGGGTGGCGTTCTTGAACACTTAATAGATGGTGTTGGAGCATATTTTGCTGGAAAGATAGATATGTCATCAATTACAGAAATTAATATTACGGGTGAAGTTACCTTCATAGACGCCGGTGCAAATGCATTTTTTAGAGATTTTACAAATGTAACAAGTATTAGTGGTTTAGAAAAAGTTGATGTCTCTCAATGTACTATGTTACGTGGCGTATTTGTGAATATGAAATCACTGCTTTCTATAGATTTATCCAGCTGGGATGTAAGCAATGTAACAAATACTAATAGTTTATTTAGTGGTTGTAATAGTTTAACCGAATTAGATTTAAGTGCTTGGAAAGTGAATAATATTAGATCATCTAGGTCAATGTTCGGTTCGATGACAAGTTTGGAAAAATTAGACCTCTCTGGATGGGAAACAGAAAACTTAATAGATATGTCTGGTATGTTTGTTGGAATGTCAAAAATAACTGAACTCAACATTAATCATTTTGATGTTTCTAAAGTTGCTTCAGTTTCACAGGAGTATGATCCACAAACGGCTGGTGGTGGTATGGCGACTGCATTTAGAGGTATGTCTAGCTTAAAGGCGCTTGATTTAAGTAATTGGAAAACCCCTAGTTTAAAAAGAGCAGACGGTTTATTCCAAAATATGGATTCGCTAGAATACCTTGATATTAGCGGATTCGATATGACTAATATTACGAACCAAACAGGTATGTTTGATTTGAATCAAGAAACATTAGTTTTGAAAAAAATAGTGTTGGGTGAAGATTTTTCATTTAAGGATTCTTCAGTAGCTGGAGAGTCTGGTTTCTCTTCTCTTGTCCCGCCTACTGAATTAAAGTTATGGGGAAGACAAAATCAACAAACCATGAAATTTGACAGTATCCCTAAGACAGCAGAACAATTGGAATCAGAGTATAACGGACAAACTTTATCAGGAACTTGGACATGGCTAGATTATTATGGAATATACCTGAAGGAAGAGACGATGTATATTAATCAGGAACCTCTTTGGGATCCCAAAGTCCATTTAGAAAGAGTAACCGATGAATACGGTAATATCAGTGACTGGGATACAGAAGACGTCCAATACTCGCATGATATTGACTTTAGTAAAACAGGTAAGTATGAAATCTTATATTCTACCGAACATTTTGAATCTAGCACATATCTAAACTTGATTTCCAAAATTATTAATATTAATTTTGTGAATGAAGAGAACCAAGTGATAGGAGAACAAGAGAAATTTGAAGGTGGAGTAGGAGAAGAATATCAGTTTAAAGCAAAATCTATAGACGATTATATACTAGCAAGTGTAGAAGGGGAAGCTTCAGGTGTTCTTACTGAAGAAACACAAGATGTGACTTTTAAGTACATTAAACTAGATGATGCTCTAGAGTTAAAACAAGAAGTATTTAATACAGATAACACATCATTAGATGGAAAAACTGCAAATAAAGAAGATACTTTAAATTATAAGGTGACAATTAGATTAAATGATTTAATTGATTTAGATCATTATACTTTGAACAATTTAATAGTCAGTGAAGTTATAGACCCATCGTTAGAGGATATAACAAATCTAAAAATGATGAATTTAGAAGGTGACGAGGTAGAAATTGAATTAGATTCAGATAACAAATTAATAACTTATAATGATGTTGCAGGTTTATCTCGTGAATGGGTAATAACATATAATGGGAAAATTTCACGTACCGCAGAAACGGGCGCAGAAATCAAAGAAGTAGCGGATATCACGTTAGAATTAGATTCGAATTTGCTGGATAGTGCTAGTACTATTATTGGAAAATCAAATGAAGTTGTTACAATAGTGGAAGCTTCTCCATTAAGTTTGGTTAAAGCACCACTATCAATAAATTATGGTAATAGTAATAAAATTTCATCTTCTACACAAAAATATGAATATCAAGAAGTTTCAGATGATAATAGAATTATTATTAACGACGGTCGTGGCGTGGATACAGGATGGAGCCTATATGGTAAAATGGAGAAAGAATTAACGAATGGTTCTTCTATTTTGGAGTCTGCATTAAGTTATAAAGGTCAGACGCTTGATACTGTAAATGGTGCATTAATTTATAATCAAGAAAAAACAGAGAACTCAAATGATGTTGTAATAGAGATTAATAAAGAAGATTTATTACTAACGGTGTTACCAGGACAAGCTAGAATAGGTGATTACGAAGGTACGATAATTTGGTCGTTAATGGATACACCTGCTAATGAAATCAACTAA
- a CDS encoding LPXTG cell wall anchor domain-containing protein, translating into MMKYYLVLIGCLLLMLPVSLVQAEEKSYGSSGVVGFTGEYPVDNGPDTASPSPQLPNNNGNGIVSRPVLPQTGETKVSYLWLGSLLVVLSLGLLTQQKKMEEL; encoded by the coding sequence ATGATGAAATACTATCTTGTCCTCATAGGTTGTTTGTTATTGATGCTACCAGTTAGCCTCGTACAAGCTGAGGAGAAAAGTTATGGTTCAAGTGGCGTGGTCGGTTTTACGGGTGAATACCCCGTAGATAATGGTCCAGATACCGCGTCGCCAAGCCCTCAATTACCCAATAATAATGGGAATGGTATCGTCTCAAGACCAGTACTACCACAGACCGGAGAAACAAAAGTATCTTATCTATGGTTGGGAAGTCTACTAGTAGTATTAAGTCTAGGCTTGCTAACACAACAAAAAAAAATGGAGGAATTATAA
- a CDS encoding WxL domain-containing protein yields MKKIITATLLSTMVLGTLATTVKAADVGSLTGTGSVEFIPDDSTTPPVDPETPDPDKPVVPTDPTDPDVDPSNPGEPAPGTDGPLSIDFVSDLYFGVQKIVSTNEDYPARAQQVVKNNALVDVPNYAQITDKRGTLSGWTLKVKQEAQFKTGDNDLNGAELSFKQATFATTASEKELALMEETVTFDPGVEYTVLGAADGQGAGTYTYYFGSSSALTDGPMSFRDDTGEVVEKTVKLNESVNLHVPGSAVKRAAVYTTNLLWTLSDVPAS; encoded by the coding sequence ATGAAAAAAATTATAACCGCAACGTTATTAAGCACAATGGTATTAGGTACACTTGCCACAACTGTTAAAGCAGCAGATGTGGGGTCGTTAACAGGAACGGGTTCTGTAGAGTTTATTCCAGATGACAGCACAACACCTCCGGTTGACCCTGAAACACCAGATCCAGATAAGCCAGTTGTTCCAACTGACCCAACTGATCCAGATGTTGACCCATCTAATCCGGGAGAGCCAGCACCAGGTACTGATGGACCGTTATCAATTGATTTCGTGTCGGATCTATACTTTGGCGTTCAAAAAATTGTCAGCACAAATGAAGATTACCCTGCTAGAGCGCAACAAGTAGTGAAAAATAATGCGTTAGTGGATGTGCCAAACTATGCGCAGATTACAGATAAACGTGGGACGTTATCTGGCTGGACATTAAAAGTAAAACAAGAAGCGCAATTCAAAACTGGCGATAATGATTTGAACGGTGCTGAATTATCATTTAAACAAGCAACGTTTGCGACGACTGCTTCAGAAAAAGAGTTAGCTTTAATGGAGGAGACGGTAACCTTTGATCCAGGAGTAGAATACACAGTGTTGGGCGCTGCTGATGGGCAAGGTGCAGGAACATACACCTATTACTTTGGAAGCAGTAGTGCGTTGACAGACGGTCCGATGTCATTTAGAGATGATACTGGAGAAGTGGTTGAAAAAACGGTTAAGTTGAATGAGAGTGTCAACTTACATGTACCAGGTAGTGCGGTGAAACGTGCGGCTGTTTATACAACGAACTTGCTATGGACGCTAAGTGACGTTCCTGCTAGTTAA
- a CDS encoding WxL domain-containing protein: MKKIYMSPIALLLFTAPILSLAEEEKTYPAKGEVEFIPSTTVTPPVDPNEPDPGKPVEPWNPTDPDGKPEPGTTGPLSIDYASSFDFGVHEIVNIDQTYFAKAQYFFNADGEGKDESTTRPNYVQITDNRGTNAGWRLTVKQLAPFKNEDTINKELTGAKVTLTNSKADSNITLESQTPTVHDVTIEPGEDYLVMDATIGQGVGTWVDRWEGLTTVDGEQLNTGVQLFVPGATPRDAVQYYTDFLWTLSDIPANES; this comes from the coding sequence ATGAAAAAAATATATATGAGTCCTATCGCATTATTATTGTTTACAGCCCCTATTCTATCACTAGCAGAAGAAGAAAAAACATATCCAGCTAAAGGAGAAGTCGAGTTTATCCCTAGTACAACGGTGACTCCACCGGTTGATCCTAATGAACCGGATCCTGGAAAGCCTGTTGAACCATGGAACCCAACGGACCCTGATGGAAAACCAGAACCAGGCACTACTGGACCATTATCAATTGACTATGCTTCAAGCTTTGATTTTGGGGTGCACGAGATTGTCAATATCGATCAAACGTATTTTGCAAAAGCACAGTATTTCTTCAATGCAGATGGAGAGGGTAAAGACGAAAGTACGACACGTCCAAACTATGTCCAAATTACCGATAACCGAGGAACGAATGCTGGCTGGCGTTTAACAGTAAAACAATTAGCGCCGTTTAAAAATGAAGACACTATTAACAAAGAATTAACCGGTGCCAAAGTGACTTTAACAAATAGTAAAGCAGATTCAAATATTACATTAGAAAGTCAAACACCGACTGTTCACGACGTGACGATTGAACCAGGTGAAGATTACTTAGTGATGGATGCAACGATTGGCCAAGGTGTCGGGACATGGGTGGATCGTTGGGAAGGTTTAACAACGGTTGATGGTGAACAATTAAATACAGGCGTTCAATTATTTGTTCCTGGTGCCACACCTAGAGATGCAGTTCAATATTATACAGACTTCTTATGGACGTTATCAGACATTCCGGCAAATGAATCATAA
- a CDS encoding WxL domain-containing protein, with the protein MKKTTIISTIIMNTLLLGGLMPAVSAEGLPQEASSEAGVGFEPNNEVVDPVDPNKPDPEKPINPTDPENPGTDLPDPETPNAGPISLDFASKLYFGLQKISTSNQTYYAAAQPYGPDNELTTNYVQVTDVRGDDQATWKLSVKQLKDFTVPETTKTLANTKIHFTDGNMNTQAENSSAAPSVLNESFTLETGTQVDVVQASDGKGMGTWVLRFGTNDSLATNTGDEGTYPEAITKLNKEISLEVPGASTKLAEKYTTDLLWTLSDTP; encoded by the coding sequence ATGAAAAAAACAACGATTATTTCTACTATTATAATGAACACGTTATTATTAGGTGGGTTAATGCCCGCAGTCAGTGCTGAAGGCTTACCACAGGAAGCGTCCAGCGAAGCAGGTGTTGGATTTGAACCAAACAACGAAGTAGTGGATCCGGTTGATCCAAACAAACCAGATCCAGAAAAACCAATTAATCCAACTGATCCAGAAAATCCTGGAACGGATCTACCAGATCCAGAAACACCAAATGCCGGTCCAATATCATTAGATTTCGCTTCAAAATTATATTTTGGTCTTCAAAAAATCTCGACTAGTAATCAAACGTACTATGCTGCAGCTCAACCATACGGGCCAGATAATGAATTAACAACTAATTATGTCCAAGTAACAGATGTGCGTGGCGATGACCAGGCAACTTGGAAGTTATCAGTTAAGCAATTAAAAGACTTTACAGTACCAGAAACGACTAAAACTTTAGCTAACACTAAAATTCATTTTACTGACGGGAACATGAACACACAAGCTGAAAACAGCTCGGCAGCTCCTAGTGTGTTGAACGAGTCGTTCACGTTGGAAACTGGAACACAAGTGGATGTCGTTCAGGCAAGTGATGGTAAAGGGATGGGAACTTGGGTTCTTCGCTTTGGTACCAATGATAGCTTGGCAACTAATACTGGCGATGAGGGCACGTATCCTGAAGCTATTACAAAGTTAAATAAAGAAATCAGTTTAGAAGTGCCAGGTGCTTCAACTAAGTTAGCAGAAAAATATACCACCGACTTATTATGGACATTATCGGATACACCGTAG